Within Sorghum bicolor cultivar BTx623 chromosome 2, Sorghum_bicolor_NCBIv3, whole genome shotgun sequence, the genomic segment tctttcttatctcctATGCTTCTATCATTATTCGTCTAAACTCTAAACGGTCATTTAGCCCGTTGTACTCAACTTTTAAACACTAACAATGGTATGGTGTTTCTGTTTAACCTTCTATTTAAATGACTATTTTACCTGTTTAAGTGATCATTTTGTCTAAGACTAAATGATATGTAACTGATTGTTTGTCATTTGATGTTAGGATCTAGTATTAATTAATTTTGCCCCCGTTTAACTAGTTTTTATTGTGATTCTTTTCCTAGGCAAAGAAATAGAATGATCAGGTGAAGGTTAGAGGCCTGAGACTAGTTAAatttctcttttattttttttagtttttctgCTTTTTTTGCATTGCAATGCAAACGTTTAATTTGGTGCTATGTACAACTTTGTCATGTAATATTTTGACACACATGATTGTTCTTGGTTTgcacgccccccccccccccccccccccccttatgttcaaatcctggctccgccTCTGGCAGTATTGGTGGTTTTATAGTCATTTGTGTTTTATCCTTTTTTTCAGAACTTTATAGTAGTTTTTTGTTAGTTAATTCTATGTAGGGAGACTATACTAGAGTAATTATTGGAATGTTTTAGTTGAATGCTATCTATACATATTAAAAAGGTCAATACTTGTGACGAAAAAATATTACAATGGTAACTAAGTACTTAAAAGATGGTTTCTTACTGATTTTTTTCCTTCAAATTTAACAAGTTACATTCTTAATACTTATTTTGTTACTTATCTCCCTATTAATCATTTGCTCTTGACATTTAGATTGCATAAGAAACTACTGAGGGATTTTTTCAGCAATGCACGCCACCTTCTTATGCCTTGTGGGGAAATCCATGTCAGACACAAGAGAGGAGGGCCATACGAAAGATGGGATCTTGAGCACTTAGCCTCTGAGTCTTCTCTTATTATGTTTGCGAAGGAAAGTTTCCAAAAAGCAGACTATCCTGGTTATAACCAAAAGAGAGGAGATGGTGCAAGGTGTGACCAAGCATTCTATCTTGGTCCTTCTTGCACATTCAAGTTTCAAATAGGAGACTTGAAGAAACAGAAGAAACTGAGTGGAAACAATGCTGGTTCAACCTCATCCCTTGGAGGCAGCAATGCCCCTCCTTGCAATCTGGAAACATATACTAGGCCATTTCATTCATTTCCACTTGTTCAAGCATGGCCTTGGCTACATTTTACTCCACCAGCTAACACAGTTCGCATGCCGATACCACTGCAGCCCTACATAGTTGCTCAGAGTCAACAGCCAGGTCTTTCACTAAACTTGGATGGCATTGTGAGGGCTCCTTTACATCAACTGCCAAGCTTCAGCATCCCAGGGCCATCGCCAAATGAGTTGTCTGTTCCAGGCAGCATTCCTCTGCCAACCTGCAGAATTGCACCTCCCAATCTCCTTGCACTCTTGAAGCAAGCTTGGTACCAGCAGGGAAGTATCGGTGGTCTGCCAGGACATGGACATCAACAGCCAAGCTTCATCATCCCAGGACCATTGCCGAATGAGTTGTCTACTCCAGGCGGCATTCCTCTACCAATCTGCAGAACCACATTTCCCGATCTCCTTGCACTCTTGAAGCAGCCTTGGTATCAGCAGAGAAGTATTGCTGGTCTGCCAGGACATGATGTCTTTTCTTACTTCGAATACCAAAGGCGTCTGCAGAGGGAGTGTGAAGTGTCGAGGAAAGCTATgatgcctggagcagctggctTGAGCTATTCTTCTGCCTTCTTGGAACAACAACGCCAGGATTCTGTTCAGAGGCACGGAAGGTGTCTGCAGGGGCAGTCTGAAGTGCAGATGAAAGCTATGATACCTGGAGCAGCCGGCTTGAACTATTCTTCTGCCTTCTTGGAACAACAACGCCGGGATTCTGTTCATAGGCACGGAAGGTGTCTGCAGGGGCAGTCTGAAGTGCAGATGAAAGCTATGATGCCTGGAGCAGCCGGCTTGAGCTATTCTTCTGCCTTCTTGGAACAATGCAACAGGGAATCCGTTCAGAGGAGCGGCGGAACAAGATGATCGCGTAGGTTGTCAGTGAAGGTTAGTCGCCGGAACCTTGGGACTTCGGACTTCTATGTGTATCTTCGAGGAGGATCGATCAGTTACTCGGTAGAGGAACTTAGCCTCTCCAGACATGAGACATTTTGTAGTAAAATGACCAAGTGTTTTCTGTACTGTGTACAAGGTAGAGCCACTTATGTATCGAACACTGACAGCATCAGAAGGAATGTTTATTTCACTATCTGTGTAAATGCAACCATCGACACAGTCGAATCTGGGTTTTGTGCAACGCTGCTGCCTGAAGATGCATATTATTGTAGGTATCTCGCTTAATGCATGCTAATATGCATATGCTATGGCGGTGCCGTGGTGGTAAATCTGAACCAAGGAATTGTCAGGGCAATTGCTTCTACTGCTCAGGCTCCAAAGGAAGGAGATGACAAGTGGGGCTGGCCCactatgggctatctttttctataCGCAGAACAAAATATGTAAACCTGATGCTCATTTGCTGTACAAAGCGAAATGAAAACTCGAAATTTAAACATGCCATGTTGAAAGTTCAAGGCCAAAAATAAATCATAGTCTAAATGCAAAGAATTGAAAAACAAAGACAACTACCGGTTTACATGCTGGTGAGTGCTAGAAAAAATTGAAGTCCTCGAGTTGGAGTATTGGAAACTATCTCCATACTTATACTTTGACTTGTCATAATCATGATGGAGACGAATGCAACTTCTTTCTTCTGCCAAATTTGAGTCGTGCTCAATTTTGAGCCAGGCTCATCTTGCCTGAATTGCACGAGTGCCGAGTGGCGAGGCGCTTGCTAGCCCAGATGAGCCGATTTGCCTCTCTGCTCTAGATAGCAAGGAAAATCTTACTGGCGTGAGAGTCAAGGCAGGTAAGGTAAAGGATCTGAATACACCCTTGCTTTAGCCAATTCTAGCTCAACGAGGCATAACACTAGCTGACAAAGTTTTCAAGCGTGCTCTTGCTTTGCCTTGACTGTAGCGgccttttcttctttctttggatGATGTGGCTTAGGGCACCCGCAGTAATATAGATAGCATACTCTCTATAATATTGTAGTACATGACACCAGTAGAGAGCTTAACGTCATTCTTTGTGAGATAAGATTTAAATGCTATAACGGCTTGTATTATGAGATGCAGGGAGTACGAAGaatggtaaaaaaaaaaatacatgagACCTATGTTATAGTAACAAAGAAGGGCGTTATAGCATTTGAAATCTTGTCTCGAATGACGTTGTAGCCTTAAGCCctctagggcctgtttggttgtcCGCATGAGACCATATATACATCTCGGGATGCAGCGTGGCTCTGTTTGGTTGTCTGCATGCAGCTTTGAGCCAAGCTCTGGGCATGCAAAAAGGAGCCCTCAGCCAGGCTGAGGAGGAACGCCCGAATCGGCCGTTTCTGGCCAGCCAGGCTGGGCAGATGCAACCGTTTACGTGGCTAACGATGTATCAGTGCGTGATTAGTAAATATTAAATGATATTAGTGTACTTTAAAGTTGATTAAGATATAATTAGATAAAATAAGACCTGTAAGAGTGTATTCGTACACAAATGAAAATTATAATCATAAtcttataatatttttatttcataCAGCTTACCTTTGTATAGTCAACCAAACAACATCTAATCAAGAGCCTGGCTCCACATATGCATGCAACCAAACTAGACTTCTTGTATGCATCCGGCCAGGCCAAAGGCAGCCTGGCTCCCTAGAGCTGGCCTGGTTGGGATGAGAagagaaccaaacaggccccTAATTACTGTCTGCACACTCCACTCAATGCACACAGTGCATGGGCAGCCAAAGTGCGCATACAAGGATGAAAATGTTGAAATGTGATGCTACAGTTTCGAAGTCTTGAGAAGTGTGCGTGCATATATCTTAGTGTAAATTGGTATTGAGAAATGTGCACGATAGTCTATGTGCTAAAAGCACATGCCCTTAAGGGCACATTTTACTTTCTCCTACAGTTTCACATAATATTACTTTAGTGATGCATAGTGCTTTTGCAGTGAGGTTAACGAGGTAATTTTCCTTGCctgctattttttttcttaggaAGCTAAGACGTCCATCTTTCTGGGACAAAGGGAGCATCTACTTATCCTTTTGTATCCCTTTTCGTCTCCCTACTGGAACAAGAATCAAGTGGTTAAGCCCTGCTCATGTATGGAAAGCCGTGTAGCGACACTCTACACATCCACAATGTGCTTCTATTTTTGCTCATTCTCTCTCCTACTACTATAAAAGATACTATTGACTCTATTGAAGTTGCCCTTAGTATCCTTTTGGACCTTGTGGTGTTGGCATTAAAGGCTTGAAAATtgtatttttcttttgttttacaTGACAATATGTCCTCAAAATGTGACAAGTTTATCCATATTAGACAAGGGGTTCAATTCGATTTTGTACGAAAAATTTTCTTTAACATGAAAATCTTGTACATGTGAGCATTTTCTCAAATATGCAGAAGTGCTCTCGTATCTCATTAGAGTCTGTCTAGCTAACACTCGTGTGTTTTGAAGGCAACTAGCACATAGGTGTTTTGTGCCAATAAAACACATGAATTTCAGGAACCCAAAAATCATGTGTTTTTCCAGAACCTGACACACAATTTTGTCTAGCCTAGACAACACAAGATTTCCagtagagaaaagaaaaatcatGTGTTTTTCCTAAAGTAGCACACGGATTCTGTTGTATATGCAATCTGCTATAATTGTCTTATGTTTTTTTTCCTAAAGTTTCAATTCTGTTGTACCCTATCTTCCTCTACCACTACAGGAACAAGGGACGAATCCTCAACACCGTCAAATGGAAAATAATAAACAAAATTGAAACTTATAGGTGACAATAATGGATATTGCACATGTTAAATACCATAATTCCAGTAATACAATTGTGCAATTGTCTACTAATAAAAGTGCAATCTAGAAATAGATACTAACTAGTATGATTCAAAGTTTCAGTCAATCTAGAAATAGATAATAAATGTGTAGGTTGTTGTGTGCTAGCACAAATCACAAAAAGATGCCAATTGATTGAATGTTTGTAAACTTTGAATCTGAGGAGGAACAGACAGTGGAACTTATAGGGCCAAGGAACTTGAAACATTACTTGTGCAACAGACAGTGGAACTTAGAGGGCCAAGGAACTTGAAACATTACTTGTGCAACTTCGATCTACAACAATGCTCATCGAAATTGACATCCTTCCCTTCTCCCATATCCAACCTGTTCAAAGAATTATAGAATGTGTGTACCACTAGAAGAATGGCTGCTTACTCCTGTTCAAAGAATTACAGAATGTGTGTACCACTAGAACAATGGCTGCTTACACTGGCAGTGCATCTAGTAGAAGTGCAGGTTAGACCATACCAATGTCGAGGGTCAGTCTGACAATAAAAACTGGAACACAATTCAGTTTTTGATTGCTCACTGGTATAATATAACTAGCATTATATTCTTGATACAAATCATAGTTAACAAATTTAAGGATATGTCTTAACACAACACAAGCACaaaaacaagattacaagaGACAATTTTTTCTATGGAAGAACAATTTACAAAAACAATTTATTCATACTAGCACAATTAGGAGGACCAACAAAATCACAAAAGACAAGGGACAATTTTTTACTAAGGAAggaaaaattatatttttttcttcatcCTAAAATAATCACAAAGAGAGGGGGAAGGACCAGCACAAACACAAAATACAAGGGACAATATGTTTTCTAAGGAAGGATAATTTACAAATTTTGTTTGTTCATCCTAACACAATCATAAAAAGAGGGGGGAGGATCAGCACAATCACAAATGACAAGGGACAATTTTTTTTCTAAGGAAGgacaatttaaaaaaaaatcttcatCCTAACACAATCACAGAGAGGGGGGAGGACCAGCACAATAACAAAAAGACAAGGAACAATTTTTATAAGGAAGGACAATTTACACATATGGAAGCATACAATTTTCAGAAGCATAAAGGAACTAAAAAGAACCTTCACATGAGCCTCCACTTGCAGCCATATTTGGATCACACCCTAGTTCCTCAACCTAGTACTTGCAGACCTCCAAATGGCCCCAACATGCTGCTAGATCACCATTTACTTTATATTTCCTTCCATGCTTCTTCCCCTACTGCAATGGTGGAGAGCAGGACAACCACTACAATTCATGGTGCCAAACACACTAAAAAAATGAAAACACAAaacaaattacaaaacaaaaataaacCAATTGCACATTACAACTAGTGCATTTTCTAGTATTAAAAATTGTAATATCATACCGTGTAAGCTTACTTGCATAATCAGATCCTTCACAAGTAAATAGGGTGTCATTTCTCTGTCTAATGCAAACCTTATAGTAGCTGGCacctaaaataaaaaataaaatagatcACAACACTATATATTACAATGTGATAAGATCATGTACAAAACAGAAAAACTGAGAGAGGATAGAGCTATTTTGCACAAATTCCACCGAAAACAGATAACACGATAAGGAAAGTTATCTAGTGAAGTCCCATCTTAATAGATGCATAAATAATGATGAGAGTGACAGAGGGTAGAGCTGTGGCTGTCCTCTGGCTAGCTGTTGCTAGGGCTAGGACACGAGAGAGGCTGAGAGAGGATGTAAGTGTGAGTTTATCAGGTCTGTTTTTCCACAAATCACAATAAAAAGATTTATTTATATGGAAAGACAAGCAAAAAACTAAGTTATGTGTCACCACAAATCACAAGTAACAAAGATGTGGTATGTGGTAGCACAAATCAGAATAAAGAAATGACAAGGTGTGTTAGCACAAATCACAAGAGATAATTTTTTCTATGAAAGGACAAGGACAAAAGTTTAGTGTGGACTAAATCACTAAATAAAGGACAAGGTGTTTTAGCACAAATCACAAGTGACCATTTTTTCTATCAAAAAACAAGGACAAAAACTTGGTGTGGGCAGGCAAAAAACACAATAAACAGATGAAAAGGTGTGCTAGCACAATCATATGAAATATTTTTTATGGAAGGACAAGAACAAAAATTTGATGTGCATTGACACAAATCACAAATAAACATCTACTTAAAAATACTAAGCACAAAGAACTAAGCATGACTGTCATGCTAAGCACAAGAAAACAAATAGATGATGGCAATTCTCACATGTTCCAAGCACAAGAGGACCAAAAACTAAGTTTGCCTCTTAAAATACAAACCAGGAATGAGTTGTACTGTACAACCAAGTTCCTAGCAAATCCgcattattcttttttcctaTGCCTATGCCCTATAGGTTGATACCTGTTTTTTACTTGAAGTAGGGAGTGTTTTGTT encodes:
- the LOC8055837 gene encoding uncharacterized protein LOC8055837; translated protein: MAVGAASPAAGHAAQAIGSRDGSGGKATSEVAEKEEPRPAERVPLPGMGRGNGAGPTDGVPAATAVEGEEEEEEEEKWLKDYSSMHSILTVGDGDFSFSLALASKFGSGALMVATSLDTYEVLIGKYRDAESNTTKLKRLETMVLHGIDVKRMKYHTDLTSRRFDRIVFNFPHAGFKGKEDDMHLIKLHKKLLRDFFSNARHLLMPCGEIHVRHKRGGPYERWDLEHLASESSLIMFAKESFQKADYPGYNQKRGDGARCDQAFYLGPSCTFKFQIGDLKKQKKLSGNNAGSTSSLGGSNAPPCNLETYTRPFHSFPLVQAWPWLHFTPPANTVRMPIPLQPYIVAQSQQPGLSLNLDGIVRAPLHQLPSFSIPGPSPNELSVPGSIPLPTCRIAPPNLLALLKQAWYQQGSIGGLPGHGHQQPSFIIPGPLPNELSTPGGIPLPICRTTFPDLLALLKQPWYQQRSIAGLPGHDVFSYFEYQRRLQRECEVSRKAMMPGAAGLSYSSAFLEQQRQDSVQRHGRCLQGQSEVQMKAMIPGAAGLNYSSAFLEQQRRDSVHRHGRCLQGQSEVQMKAMMPGAAGLSYSSAFLEQCNRESVQRSGGTR